A region from the Halobacillus mangrovi genome encodes:
- the lgt gene encoding prolipoprotein diacylglyceryl transferase codes for MTCTPEALDRVFLQLGPLSIYWYGVIIATGAFLGLLIATRETERLGLKKDYMIDIVVYAIPAAIVFARLYYVIFEWDRYVGGPWWDIFAIWEGGIAIHGALIGSVLTAYLYTKIKGLSFWMIADIAAPSIILGQAIGRWGNFMNQEAHGGPVSESFYNSFMQYLPGFINQQMCIGGTLYHPTFLYESVWNILGFIFLLVLRHKFNPRRGEVFLSYVIWYSFGRFFIEGMRTDSLYLFGEIRTAQFISIILIALAIAVIIYRRKSGMANKYYNGKKVK; via the coding sequence ATGACTTGTACACCTGAAGCCTTGGACCGGGTTTTTCTCCAATTAGGTCCCCTATCGATCTATTGGTATGGAGTAATTATAGCGACAGGAGCATTCCTAGGGCTATTGATTGCGACAAGAGAAACGGAACGTCTAGGCTTAAAGAAAGATTACATGATCGACATCGTCGTTTACGCGATTCCAGCGGCGATTGTTTTTGCTAGATTATACTACGTTATTTTTGAATGGGATCGGTATGTCGGTGGCCCCTGGTGGGATATCTTCGCGATTTGGGAAGGCGGTATCGCCATACATGGAGCCCTTATCGGGTCTGTTTTGACGGCTTATCTATATACGAAAATTAAAGGCCTTTCTTTCTGGATGATCGCAGATATAGCTGCCCCAAGCATTATTCTTGGTCAGGCGATCGGACGATGGGGAAACTTCATGAACCAGGAAGCTCATGGAGGACCTGTTTCTGAAAGCTTTTATAATAGCTTTATGCAGTATCTACCAGGATTCATCAATCAGCAAATGTGCATTGGTGGAACATTGTATCACCCAACTTTCCTTTATGAATCTGTTTGGAATATCCTTGGATTCATCTTCCTGCTGGTACTGCGCCACAAGTTCAATCCTCGTAGAGGCGAAGTTTTCTTGAGCTATGTGATCTGGTATTCCTTCGGACGATTTTTCATCGAAGGTATGCGTACAGACAGTCTATATCTATTTGGTGAAATTCGTACGGCTCAGTTTATTTCCATAATTCTTATTGCCTTAGCGATTGCTGTTATTATTTATCGACGTAAATCAGGAATGGCAAATAAATATTATAACGGAAAGAAAGTAAAATAA
- the ppaX gene encoding pyrophosphatase PpaX — MSIDTILFDLDGTLIDTNELIIASFTHTISQYSDREYKREEILDFIGPPLRESLQKINPDHVEEMVETYRKHNIEHHHDYVKAYEGVVETIHKLKDQGFRLGIVTTKMRNTVHMGLELTKLDGLFETIITLDDVSNAKPHPEPIVKALEALDAKASKALMVGDNTHDIEAGQNAGTRTAGVAWTVKGREVLDDLKPDYMLTHMSELLEITGG, encoded by the coding sequence ATGAGCATAGATACCATACTTTTTGATTTAGATGGAACGTTGATTGACACGAACGAGTTGATCATCGCTTCCTTCACTCATACGATCAGTCAGTATAGTGATCGTGAATACAAACGTGAAGAAATTTTGGATTTCATTGGACCTCCGCTTCGTGAAAGTCTCCAAAAGATTAACCCTGACCATGTTGAAGAGATGGTGGAAACCTATCGTAAGCACAACATTGAACATCATCATGATTATGTAAAAGCGTATGAAGGTGTTGTGGAGACGATTCACAAGTTAAAGGATCAAGGCTTCCGGCTGGGGATTGTGACAACTAAAATGCGCAATACCGTGCATATGGGGCTGGAATTGACTAAGTTGGATGGTTTATTTGAAACTATTATTACTCTTGATGATGTTTCCAATGCCAAGCCGCATCCAGAACCGATTGTGAAGGCTCTAGAGGCACTCGATGCAAAAGCTTCAAAGGCTTTAATGGTCGGTGATAATACACACGATATCGAAGCAGGTCAAAATGCAGGGACGAGGACAGCAGGTGTAGCTTGGACCGTTAAAGGCAGAGAAGTTCTGGACGATCTGAAACCGGATTACATGCTTACTCATATGAGTGAGCTGTTAGAAATAACAGGAGGGTGA
- the uvrB gene encoding excinuclease ABC subunit UvrB — MENKFELVSQFSPQGDQPKAIQELVEGINRGERHQTLLGATGTGKTFTMSNVIQQVNKPTLIIAHNKTLAGQLYSEFKEFFPNNAVEYFVSYYDYYQPEAYVPSSDTFIEKDASINDEIDKLRHSATSSLFERNDVIIVASVSCIYGLGSPDEYRSQVLSIRVGMEKDRDELLRNLVDIQYARNDIDFQRGTFRVRGDSVEIIPASREEHAIRVEFFGDEIDRIREIDVLTGEIVGDREHVAIFPASHFVTREEKLKKAIKNIEKELEVRVKELKDQEKLLEAQRLEQRTNYDLEMMREMGFCSGIENYSRHLTFREAGATPYTLLDYFPDDFLVMVDESHVTLPQVRGMYNGDRARKQVLVDHGFRLPSAMDNRPLQFPEFESKVNQAAYVSATPGPYELEHTPKMTEQIIRPTGLLDPEIEVRPIHGQIDDLVGEINKRKDKSERVLVTTLTKKMSEDLTDYLKELGIKVAYLHSEIKTLERIEIIRDLRVGKYDVLVGINLLREGLDIPEVSLVTILDADKEGFLRSDRSLIQTIGRAARNENGQVIMYADKITKSMQFAIDETYRRREKQIAYNEEHGITPMTIKKEVRDVIKATAVAEEDGDYETTKRPSEMTKKERQEMIDNLETEMKQAARDLDFERAAELRDVLLELKAEG, encoded by the coding sequence GAATTAGTTGAAGGAATTAACCGTGGTGAGCGGCATCAGACGCTTCTAGGTGCAACAGGAACAGGAAAAACGTTTACGATGTCCAATGTGATCCAGCAAGTCAATAAACCTACTCTAATTATCGCCCATAATAAAACATTAGCTGGACAGCTTTATAGTGAATTTAAGGAATTTTTTCCAAACAATGCCGTTGAGTATTTTGTCAGTTACTATGACTATTATCAGCCTGAGGCTTATGTGCCATCTTCGGATACATTTATAGAAAAAGATGCAAGCATCAATGATGAAATCGATAAGCTGCGTCACTCGGCTACTTCATCGTTGTTTGAACGGAATGATGTCATCATCGTAGCCAGTGTGTCCTGCATTTATGGTTTAGGTTCTCCAGACGAATACCGCAGTCAAGTTTTATCCATTCGAGTTGGGATGGAAAAGGACCGGGACGAGCTTTTAAGGAATCTGGTAGACATCCAGTACGCTCGAAACGATATCGATTTTCAGCGCGGGACGTTCCGCGTCCGTGGCGATTCGGTTGAAATCATTCCTGCTTCCCGTGAAGAACATGCGATACGCGTGGAGTTCTTTGGAGATGAAATCGATCGGATTCGCGAGATCGACGTTCTGACAGGTGAAATCGTCGGAGACCGTGAACATGTAGCGATTTTCCCGGCATCCCACTTCGTAACAAGAGAAGAGAAGTTGAAAAAAGCGATTAAGAACATTGAAAAAGAATTGGAAGTTCGTGTGAAAGAGTTAAAAGATCAAGAAAAACTTTTGGAAGCTCAAAGGCTAGAACAAAGAACGAACTATGACTTAGAAATGATGAGGGAAATGGGGTTCTGTTCCGGTATTGAGAACTATTCACGCCATTTGACATTCCGGGAGGCGGGGGCTACCCCTTATACGCTGCTGGATTATTTCCCCGATGATTTCTTGGTCATGGTGGATGAATCGCACGTTACACTTCCTCAAGTAAGGGGGATGTACAACGGAGACCGTGCAAGAAAGCAAGTGCTCGTTGACCATGGGTTCAGACTGCCATCCGCGATGGATAACCGGCCGCTTCAATTTCCGGAGTTTGAATCGAAAGTTAACCAGGCAGCCTACGTATCGGCTACCCCTGGGCCTTATGAATTAGAACATACACCGAAGATGACTGAACAGATTATTCGCCCGACAGGGTTATTGGATCCAGAAATTGAGGTAAGGCCAATCCATGGACAAATTGACGACCTCGTGGGAGAAATCAATAAGCGAAAAGATAAAAGTGAGCGCGTATTAGTCACGACATTGACGAAAAAAATGTCAGAGGACTTGACCGACTACTTGAAAGAACTCGGCATTAAAGTCGCTTATCTTCACTCAGAAATTAAGACGTTGGAACGGATAGAAATCATCCGCGATCTCCGTGTTGGAAAATACGACGTGCTTGTAGGGATAAATTTATTAAGAGAAGGTCTTGATATACCTGAAGTATCCTTAGTGACTATTTTAGATGCCGACAAAGAAGGGTTCTTACGTTCAGATCGTTCCCTAATCCAAACGATTGGCCGAGCGGCTCGTAACGAAAATGGTCAGGTTATTATGTATGCGGATAAAATCACAAAATCTATGCAGTTTGCCATCGACGAAACATACCGCCGCCGCGAGAAGCAAATTGCTTATAACGAAGAACATGGCATTACTCCTATGACCATTAAGAAGGAAGTTCGAGACGTCATTAAGGCAACAGCTGTTGCTGAAGAAGATGGCGATTATGAAACAACGAAGAGACCTTCAGAGATGACGAAGAAAGAACGCCAGGAAATGATCGACAATTTAGAAACAGAAATGAAACAAGCGGCTCGCGATCTCGATTTCGAACGAGCGGCCGAGCTACGAGATGTTTTATTGGAATTAAAAGCGGAGGGATGA
- the hprK gene encoding HPr(Ser) kinase/phosphatase gives MSKVRTEDLIDQFKLELIAGEDGIHREIHTSDISRPGVEMTGYFKFYPKERLQLLGKTELSYFNELTKEQRQERAEKLCTDVTPGIVITRGMDVPAELHDAAKEAGVPLMVSPYKTTRVISRLTNFLETKFAPFTAIHGVLVDIYGIGVLITGQSGVGKSETALELVKRGHRLVADDSVEIRQEDYDTLIGNSPPLIEHLLEIRGLGIINVMTLFGAGAVRSYKRITLVINLELWDKNKQYDRLGLEEETMKIMDVEVPKATIPVRPGRNLAVIIEVAAMNFRLKRMGVNAAEEFSERLTNVIDSDQQKS, from the coding sequence ATGAGTAAAGTACGCACAGAAGATTTAATTGATCAGTTTAAGCTTGAGTTGATAGCTGGTGAGGATGGAATTCACCGTGAAATACATACGAGCGATATTTCCCGACCAGGTGTAGAAATGACAGGGTACTTCAAGTTTTATCCGAAAGAACGTTTGCAACTTTTAGGAAAAACTGAGCTTTCCTATTTCAATGAATTGACGAAGGAACAGCGGCAGGAGCGTGCTGAGAAGCTGTGCACGGATGTGACACCAGGAATCGTCATAACGAGGGGGATGGACGTCCCTGCGGAGCTGCATGATGCCGCAAAAGAAGCGGGCGTGCCATTAATGGTTTCTCCTTATAAGACGACTCGAGTGATTAGCCGTCTAACTAATTTTCTAGAAACGAAGTTTGCACCGTTTACGGCTATCCATGGCGTCCTCGTCGATATATACGGAATTGGTGTGCTCATTACAGGGCAGAGCGGTGTAGGTAAGAGTGAAACCGCACTTGAACTCGTAAAAAGAGGCCACCGTCTTGTAGCCGATGACAGCGTGGAAATTCGCCAGGAAGACTATGATACGTTGATTGGAAACAGTCCACCGCTGATTGAACATCTGCTGGAAATCCGTGGACTTGGCATCATCAATGTCATGACACTATTCGGTGCTGGTGCGGTCCGTAGTTACAAACGCATCACTCTGGTAATTAATCTTGAGCTTTGGGATAAAAACAAGCAGTATGACCGTCTTGGATTAGAAGAAGAGACGATGAAGATCATGGATGTAGAAGTTCCGAAGGCGACAATTCCTGTGCGTCCAGGGCGTAACTTAGCTGTCATTATCGAAGTGGCTGCGATGAATTTCCGTTTGAAGCGAATGGGAGTCAATGCAGCAGAAGAATTTTCAGAGCGGTTGACGAACGTGATCGATTCGGACCAGCAGAAATCATAA
- a CDS encoding nucleoside recognition domain-containing protein translates to MKGILIRGGKKGLELTWTLGKVIFPVTLIVTILQFTPILPWVMEKLEPVMGWIGLSGEAAVPLVVGNFLNLYAGIAAIISFEFTVKEVFILAIMLSFSHNLLIESTVAKRVGVSWWFVAGVRLGLAFLSATLINLFWKGGGEIAKYGLAPEKTADPNGWTEIIWQGLETAVAGIFQLALIVIPLMIFMQYLREKGWLDRFSGWVAPFTKFLGMDRNTSMTLVAGLTIGLAYGAGLMIQAVEEDGVSKKDMYLALLFLVSCHAVIEDTLIFIPLGIPIWPLLAVRLLTAILLTATVGFIWNKLQQERKDTSHEHRYHTF, encoded by the coding sequence ATGAAGGGAATACTCATACGAGGCGGAAAAAAAGGGCTGGAGCTGACTTGGACGCTTGGAAAAGTTATTTTTCCTGTAACGTTGATTGTGACTATTCTTCAATTCACTCCCATTCTGCCTTGGGTCATGGAAAAGCTGGAACCTGTAATGGGGTGGATCGGATTATCAGGGGAAGCGGCTGTTCCGCTCGTAGTTGGAAACTTTTTAAACTTATATGCTGGAATAGCAGCGATTATCTCGTTCGAATTCACGGTTAAAGAAGTATTCATTCTGGCTATTATGCTTTCTTTCTCGCATAACCTGCTGATAGAGTCAACGGTAGCCAAACGTGTCGGTGTAAGCTGGTGGTTTGTTGCTGGAGTCAGACTTGGCCTGGCATTCTTGTCTGCTACGCTTATTAACCTCTTCTGGAAAGGCGGAGGCGAGATAGCAAAATATGGACTGGCACCAGAGAAAACAGCTGATCCAAACGGTTGGACGGAGATCATCTGGCAGGGACTGGAGACAGCTGTTGCTGGTATTTTTCAGCTTGCTCTCATTGTCATACCTTTAATGATTTTTATGCAATATCTAAGGGAAAAAGGTTGGCTCGACCGTTTTTCTGGATGGGTCGCGCCATTCACAAAATTCCTCGGCATGGATAGAAATACTTCAATGACGCTTGTAGCGGGACTAACCATTGGACTAGCTTACGGCGCAGGTTTGATGATTCAGGCGGTTGAAGAGGATGGAGTATCTAAGAAGGATATGTATTTAGCCCTCTTATTTTTAGTTTCCTGCCATGCCGTTATTGAAGACACCTTGATTTTTATCCCGCTCGGAATCCCGATCTGGCCGTTGCTTGCCGTTCGGCTGTTGACGGCAATCCTGCTTACAGCTACCGTCGGCTTTATTTGGAACAAATTACAACAAGAGAGAAAGGACACTTCCCATGAGCATAGATACCATACTTTTTGA
- the bshB2 gene encoding bacillithiol biosynthesis deacetylase BshB2 gives MSKQHVVVIFPHPDDESFGASGTISKFRDDGVPVTYLCGTLGEMGRNMGNPVFANRETLSSFRKKELAEAARQLDIKVEYLGYRDKTLEFEPVDEMADHLKERIESLNATTVITHYPGYAVHPDHDALGKAVVEAVRRIDENYRPDVWMHAISNNHEVDLGEPQIVHNVEPYWDRKLAAIKAHLSQADGMMSLIQSQDQQAEQLERLKTERFYQYKFD, from the coding sequence ATGAGTAAGCAGCATGTCGTTGTCATTTTCCCACACCCAGATGATGAATCATTCGGAGCATCCGGAACCATTTCGAAATTCAGAGATGATGGCGTCCCTGTGACGTATTTGTGCGGAACGCTAGGCGAGATGGGAAGGAATATGGGCAACCCTGTCTTCGCCAATAGAGAGACCCTCTCTTCATTCCGTAAGAAAGAGCTTGCGGAGGCTGCCAGGCAGTTGGATATCAAGGTTGAATATCTGGGTTATCGAGATAAAACCCTGGAATTCGAACCCGTCGATGAAATGGCAGATCATTTGAAAGAGAGAATTGAATCATTGAATGCCACGACGGTCATTACCCATTACCCGGGTTATGCAGTCCATCCAGACCACGATGCTTTAGGAAAAGCAGTGGTTGAGGCCGTACGACGGATAGATGAAAATTACCGTCCGGACGTTTGGATGCATGCGATCTCTAATAACCATGAAGTAGATTTGGGAGAACCTCAAATTGTGCACAATGTAGAACCTTATTGGGATCGGAAGCTGGCTGCTATTAAAGCGCACCTTTCCCAAGCAGACGGAATGATGAGTTTGATACAATCTCAGGACCAGCAGGCCGAACAATTGGAGCGCTTGAAAACCGAGCGTTTTTATCAATATAAATTTGATTAA
- the uvrA gene encoding excinuclease ABC subunit UvrA, translated as MASKYISIKGARAHNLKNIDIDIPKNKLVVMTGLSGSGKSSLAFDTIYAEGQRRYVESLSAYARQFLGQMDKPDVDSIEGLSPAISIDQKTTSRNPRSTVGTVTEIYDYLRLLFARIGRPTCPKHGVEISSQTVQQMVDRVMEYPERTKLQILAPVVSGRKGEHVKVFEQLQKEGYIRLRVDGEMREISEEINLDKNKKHSIEVVVDRVVVKEGVEGRLSDSIETALNLGGGHTIVDVIDDEELMFSEHHACPICGFSVSELEPRMFSFNSPYGACSRCDGLGTQLEVDLDLVIPDWTLSLKEHAIAPWEPTSSQYYPQLLKSVADHYDIDMNRPVKELPKEQMDKVLYGSGNDKVYFRYENDFGKVRENEIYFEGVIPNISRRYRETSSDYIREQMEKYMAQKPCPKCKGNRLNEEALAVLINGKHIGHTTDYSVTEAKEFFEGLELTEKEETIARMILKEICERLSFLANVGLEYLTLSRSAGTLSGGEAQRIRLATQIGSALTGVLYVLDEPSIGLHQRDNDRLINTLKRMRDLDNTLIVVEHDEDTMLAADYLIDIGPGAGAHGGDIVTQGTPKQVMKSGKSLTGQYLSGKKFIPLPAERRKPDGRFLEIKKAEENNLKKVNAKIPLGLLTAVTGVSGSGKSTLINEILYKSLSMKLHKGKQKPGKHETIEGIEQLDKVIDIDQSPIGRTPRSNPATYTGVFDDIRDVFAQTNEAKIRGYKKGRFSFNVKGGRCEACRGDGIIKIEMHFLPDVYVPCEVCDGKRYNRETLEVKYKGKSIADVLAMTIEEALEFFANIPKIKRKLQTVADVGLEYIKLGQPATTLSGGEAQRVKLASELHRRSNGKSFYILDEPTTGLHVDDISRLLKVLQRLVENGDSVLIIEHNLDVIKEADFILDLGPEGGENGGQIIASGTPEEVVDHSKSYTGKYLKPILERDRKRMDKVLKSKEKVGNK; from the coding sequence ATGGCCAGTAAATATATCAGTATCAAAGGAGCCCGAGCACACAACTTAAAAAATATCGACATCGATATTCCTAAAAATAAACTGGTGGTCATGACAGGCTTGTCCGGCTCAGGTAAATCTTCTCTTGCATTTGACACGATCTATGCGGAAGGGCAGAGGCGCTATGTTGAGTCATTAAGTGCCTATGCCCGTCAGTTTCTTGGTCAAATGGATAAGCCTGATGTCGATTCGATCGAAGGTTTGTCACCCGCTATTTCTATTGATCAAAAAACGACGAGCCGTAACCCCAGGTCTACCGTGGGAACCGTAACAGAAATCTACGATTACTTGCGTTTACTGTTTGCACGTATCGGACGACCGACCTGCCCGAAGCACGGTGTTGAGATCAGCTCTCAGACCGTGCAGCAAATGGTCGACAGAGTTATGGAATATCCAGAGCGGACAAAACTTCAAATTCTTGCCCCAGTTGTTTCAGGACGAAAGGGAGAGCATGTGAAGGTTTTTGAGCAGCTGCAAAAAGAAGGATATATTCGTCTCCGGGTCGATGGAGAGATGCGTGAAATTTCCGAGGAAATAAACCTTGATAAAAACAAAAAGCATTCGATCGAAGTGGTTGTTGACCGTGTTGTTGTGAAAGAAGGTGTGGAAGGACGTCTATCCGATTCCATTGAAACAGCATTGAACCTTGGAGGCGGTCATACGATCGTTGACGTCATCGATGACGAAGAACTAATGTTCAGTGAACACCATGCGTGCCCGATTTGTGGTTTTTCCGTAAGTGAATTAGAACCACGCATGTTCTCGTTCAACAGTCCTTACGGAGCATGCAGCCGCTGTGATGGATTAGGGACTCAACTGGAAGTGGATCTTGACCTTGTGATCCCCGATTGGACACTTTCGTTAAAAGAACATGCAATTGCTCCATGGGAACCGACAAGCTCTCAATATTACCCACAGCTGCTGAAAAGTGTGGCTGATCATTACGACATCGATATGAACAGGCCTGTCAAAGAATTGCCAAAAGAGCAGATGGACAAAGTGCTTTATGGAAGCGGGAACGATAAAGTCTATTTCCGCTATGAAAATGATTTTGGAAAAGTAAGAGAAAACGAAATCTACTTCGAAGGTGTGATCCCGAATATTTCTCGTCGGTACAGAGAGACGAGCTCTGATTATATCCGTGAGCAGATGGAAAAATATATGGCTCAAAAGCCATGTCCGAAATGTAAAGGAAACCGATTGAATGAAGAGGCCTTAGCCGTTCTTATAAATGGTAAACATATTGGTCATACCACGGACTACTCCGTTACAGAAGCTAAAGAATTCTTTGAAGGCCTTGAATTGACGGAAAAAGAAGAAACCATTGCCCGAATGATCCTTAAAGAAATTTGCGAAAGGTTGAGCTTCTTAGCAAACGTTGGTCTGGAGTATTTAACTTTATCCCGCTCGGCAGGAACGTTGTCAGGGGGAGAAGCCCAGCGTATTCGCTTGGCTACTCAGATTGGTTCTGCATTAACAGGTGTTCTATATGTTCTCGATGAGCCATCCATCGGGCTTCACCAGCGTGATAATGATCGTCTAATCAACACACTGAAGCGGATGAGAGACTTAGATAATACCCTGATCGTTGTCGAGCACGATGAAGACACTATGCTTGCCGCAGATTATTTGATCGATATCGGGCCGGGGGCTGGAGCTCATGGTGGGGATATCGTCACGCAAGGAACTCCTAAACAAGTCATGAAAAGTGGAAAGTCTTTAACTGGCCAGTATCTATCCGGGAAAAAATTCATTCCGCTGCCGGCAGAGCGTCGGAAACCTGACGGACGCTTCCTTGAAATTAAGAAAGCGGAAGAAAATAACCTTAAGAAAGTGAATGCTAAAATTCCACTTGGACTGCTTACGGCTGTCACCGGTGTATCAGGATCCGGCAAGAGTACGCTTATTAACGAAATCTTATACAAATCTCTATCGATGAAGCTTCATAAAGGAAAACAAAAACCTGGAAAGCACGAAACAATTGAAGGAATTGAGCAACTGGATAAAGTGATTGATATCGACCAGTCCCCGATCGGACGTACCCCACGATCCAATCCTGCAACTTACACAGGTGTTTTTGATGACATCAGAGATGTATTTGCACAAACGAATGAAGCGAAAATACGCGGTTATAAGAAAGGCCGTTTCAGCTTCAATGTAAAAGGCGGACGCTGTGAAGCTTGCCGTGGGGATGGGATTATTAAAATCGAGATGCACTTCTTGCCAGATGTATACGTTCCTTGTGAAGTATGTGATGGAAAGCGATATAATCGAGAGACTCTCGAAGTGAAATATAAAGGAAAAAGCATTGCAGATGTATTAGCCATGACGATTGAAGAAGCATTGGAATTTTTCGCGAACATTCCTAAAATCAAACGTAAACTGCAAACCGTCGCTGATGTAGGTCTTGAATATATCAAGCTTGGACAACCAGCGACGACCCTTTCCGGAGGGGAAGCACAGCGTGTGAAACTGGCAAGTGAGCTGCACCGCAGGTCGAATGGAAAGTCCTTTTACATCTTGGATGAACCAACGACTGGTCTCCACGTTGATGATATTTCCCGTTTATTGAAGGTGCTTCAACGTCTTGTAGAGAATGGTGATTCTGTATTAATTATTGAACACAACCTTGATGTTATAAAAGAAGCTGATTTTATTCTCGATCTCGGACCTGAGGGCGGAGAAAATGGCGGTCAAATTATTGCCAGTGGAACTCCGGAAGAAGTCGTTGACCATTCTAAATCCTATACAGGTAAATACTTGAAGCCCATTCTCGAGCGTGATCGTAAGCGAATGGACAAAGTGCTGAAGTCAAAAGAAAAAGTAGGAAACAAGTAA
- a CDS encoding phage holin family protein: protein MKSWLIHIVVNAVAIIAVGTLFQAVHIDGIGGALLAAFILSILNAIVRPILVVLTLPITLLSLGLFLFVINAITLALTDFFLGSTFEIDGFGMAILAAIIISLINLILNSLIKDMKK, encoded by the coding sequence ATGAAAAGTTGGCTGATTCATATAGTAGTAAATGCGGTTGCGATCATTGCAGTCGGAACATTGTTTCAAGCCGTTCATATAGATGGAATTGGAGGTGCGTTGCTCGCTGCTTTCATTCTTTCGATTTTGAACGCAATCGTCCGACCTATACTTGTCGTTTTAACATTACCAATCACGCTACTATCTTTAGGACTGTTCTTATTCGTCATTAATGCGATTACGCTCGCACTGACAGACTTTTTCCTTGGCAGTACCTTTGAAATTGATGGGTTCGGGATGGCGATTCTTGCAGCGATCATCATCTCATTAATTAATCTGATTTTGAATAGTTTAATAAAGGATATGAAAAAATAA
- a CDS encoding YojF family protein, whose product MEAIIQDKVQDKINDLANKEVYVHLETTNGAYASHFDEEAYNVGAFIRNAQVNYQHGKIVSTGGSYRVGLKLDLGWVYAEGLTDFEIDEKDRLLMAGHDREGRLMVALEISETPFSHEADPDE is encoded by the coding sequence ATGGAAGCAATCATACAAGATAAAGTGCAGGACAAAATCAATGATCTAGCTAATAAAGAGGTTTATGTACATCTTGAAACAACCAATGGGGCCTATGCCAGCCACTTTGACGAAGAAGCCTATAATGTTGGGGCGTTTATTAGAAATGCCCAAGTCAATTACCAGCATGGCAAAATCGTCAGTACGGGCGGCTCCTATCGTGTAGGATTGAAGCTGGACCTGGGCTGGGTTTATGCAGAAGGGTTAACAGATTTCGAAATCGATGAAAAAGACCGTTTGCTGATGGCGGGACACGACCGTGAAGGGCGTTTGATGGTGGCACTCGAAATTAGTGAAACACCATTCTCACACGAGGCTGATCCTGATGAGTAA
- a CDS encoding DUF4097 family beta strand repeat-containing protein, with the protein MNEERMRILKMIEEGTVTAEEGAKLLDAVDETEKNESDAASNKYGIKHFLGDAVDKIKNADFDLSFGESVTFDYEKSLDPQDFNDLDISIANGSLEVVTWEEPYVKASYQVKVYQVKSEEEARDRFLTDGQFTIQSGLLRLASPSKKVKTFVKLNIPKKRYEFIKGKLTNGGIKFNQVDSDHFQLKTTNGKVQLGQVSGDKCKVETGNGAITFTEGDFETCEIDTVNGAVNLSGLFGKSDVSALSGNITVEHKGEKAHTAFYKTTAGSVKVDLPKEKRVDGVLRSKVGNLNCHLDNYKILKDKKDVANKLLEFEAFEEYEQGFHIEAETKTGSVTVKAGE; encoded by the coding sequence ATGAATGAAGAACGTATGAGAATCTTAAAAATGATTGAAGAAGGCACAGTAACTGCTGAAGAAGGGGCAAAACTGCTTGATGCCGTCGATGAAACTGAAAAGAATGAGTCGGACGCAGCTTCAAACAAGTACGGAATCAAGCATTTTCTAGGTGATGCTGTCGATAAGATCAAGAACGCGGATTTTGATCTCTCCTTTGGTGAATCTGTTACGTTTGATTATGAAAAGTCACTTGATCCACAGGACTTTAATGATTTAGATATCTCCATTGCAAATGGATCGCTTGAAGTGGTTACGTGGGAGGAGCCTTACGTAAAGGCATCCTATCAAGTGAAAGTGTATCAAGTGAAATCGGAAGAAGAAGCCCGTGACAGGTTTCTGACTGATGGTCAGTTTACTATTCAATCAGGGCTACTCCGCCTGGCAAGTCCTTCTAAGAAAGTGAAGACCTTCGTAAAGCTGAATATTCCAAAGAAAAGGTATGAATTCATCAAGGGGAAGCTGACAAACGGCGGAATTAAGTTTAACCAGGTCGATAGTGACCATTTCCAGTTGAAAACAACGAATGGAAAAGTACAGCTTGGCCAAGTAAGCGGGGATAAATGTAAAGTTGAAACTGGAAACGGCGCGATTACATTTACCGAAGGGGACTTCGAAACGTGCGAAATCGACACGGTCAATGGGGCGGTGAACCTCTCCGGTCTCTTTGGAAAGAGTGATGTGTCAGCCTTAAGCGGAAACATTACAGTTGAACATAAGGGAGAAAAAGCACATACAGCTTTTTACAAAACGACAGCTGGCAGTGTGAAAGTTGACTTGCCGAAGGAAAAACGTGTCGATGGAGTATTAAGATCCAAAGTGGGCAATTTAAATTGTCACTTAGATAACTATAAGATCTTGAAAGACAAAAAAGACGTGGCGAACAAACTATTGGAGTTTGAAGCATTTGAAGAATATGAACAAGGGTTTCATATTGAAGCCGAGACGAAAACAGGATCTGTTACCGTAAAAGCTGGTGAATAA